One genomic region from Candidatus Mesenet endosymbiont of Agriotes lineatus encodes:
- the rpsK gene encoding 30S ribosomal protein S11 translates to MKEILKKKSVAIKKERVIDGIAYVLVTFNNCKIVIVNAIDKRVIKYTSAGVHGFKGAKKSTPYAGNTTAESIAKSAVEDGMRTLHVVMSGAGLSVGPSKDGIVKAMESAGLSIISIKYKTCIPHNGPRLRKKRRV, encoded by the coding sequence ATGAAAGAAATATTAAAGAAAAAATCGGTAGCCATAAAGAAAGAAAGGGTGATTGATGGTATTGCATATGTTTTAGTGACCTTTAATAATTGTAAGATTGTTATTGTAAATGCTATTGATAAACGTGTAATAAAATATACTTCTGCTGGTGTTCATGGTTTTAAGGGGGCAAAGAAGTCTACTCCTTATGCAGGAAATACAACTGCTGAATCTATCGCTAAAAGTGCTGTGGAGGATGGTATGAGAACATTGCATGTGGTAATGAGTGGTGCTGGTCTTAGTGTTGGACCGAGTAAAGATGGTATTGTTAAAGCTATGGAAAGTGCTGGCCTTTCAATAATCTCTATTAAATATAAAACTTGTATTCCACATAATGGTCCTAGGTTAAGAAAGAAAAGAAGAGTTTGA